The Microlunatus soli genome contains the following window.
CGTGCGTCGCGATAGCGGATCGCCAGCACGCGGGCGGTCGCCAACGACTCCTCGACCGCAGCCGACACCGACAGATACCGACGGGCGACCGGGACCACCTCGGTGGCCGCTCGTTGCTCGGCCCGTGCGTGATCGCCCGTTCCGGATGTGGACTCCGACTCGGCAGTGTCACCGTGATCGATCCATACGCGAGCGGCGAGCGCCCGGGCCCGTTGCGCGGCAGTCTCTCCCAGGGTGTCCCAGATCTTCTGCCGCGCGGCAGCGGCGTCGACCGCGAACGGGCTCCGCACCGGCAACGCGGCCGAAGCGATGGCCAAGGCAACGGCCTGCCGCGGGGTGAAGTTCACCGGCGGCAGGCTGGCGGAATCGTCCAGAACGTAGCCGCCGCCGGGCCCGGCTTGCGCCCAGATCGGCAGCCCGGACTGCTGTAGCGCGTCGATGTCCCGCTTGATGGTCCGCTCGCTGACCTCGAACGTGCGGGCCAGCCGGCTACTGGTGGCGCCACGGTGCCCCAACCGACGCAACTCCTCGGTGACGGCATACAACCTGTCGGTCCGGTTCACGTCGGCCTCCCTGCCGGTTCCATGATTCCGCGAACATCCGGATAAACAGTGACAGACCGGTGTCACCGGTGCTCCAGCACACTGCTTTCATGACCACGACATCAACGAAGAACATCGCCGAGCAGGCCGCTATCCATGTCGTCCTGGTGCCCGGCTTCTGGATCGGCGGCTGGGCATGGGATGGGGTCCTCCAGCCACTGCGTGAGGCAGGGCTGACACCACATCCGGTCACGCTGCCCGGGCTGGACGGCGACGGCGACCGTCCGATCGGCGACATCACCAGGACGGAAACGGTCGCGGCCGTCGCGGACCTGGTCGCCGGGCTCAACGGCGACATCGTGCTGGTCGGGCACAGCGGCGGCGGGCCGCTGATCCAGCAGGTCGCGGACCAAACCCCGGAGCGATTCCGCCGACTGGTCTTCGTCGACTCCGGCCCGCTGGTGGACGGCGCGCGGTCGGCGCAACAAACCGACGCCGAGGCGATCCCGTTGCCCAGCTGGCACGATCTCGCCGAACAGGGCTCGTCGATCGAGGGCATCTCCGCGGACGGACTGGCCCGGTTCGCCGAACGCGCCGTGCCGCAGCCCGCAGCAGTCGCCTGCGCGCCGGTACACGTCGGCAACCCGTCCCGACTGCGGATCCCGGTGACCGCGATCTGCACTTCGATCCCGTCCGGCACGTTGCGCGAGCTGGCGACACCCGGCGGACCACTGTCGACCGAGCTACTCGACTACGCCGACCTGACCTGGGTCGATCTCCGCACCGGGCACTGGCCGATGTTCTCCCGGCCCGACGACCTCGCAGCCGCCCTGGTCACCGCGGCTCGCGCCTGACGGACACGGACCGGACTCCTGGCCGCGACGTCGTCAGGCAGCGGGCCGGATCCCGGCTCGGATGATCTTGATCTGGGTTTCGACGTCGACCGTTCCGGCAGGAGAACGGTCAACGAGGAACGCGATGCCGCTGAGCATCTGACACACCGTCTTGGCGTCGACGTCCTCGCGAACCAGGCCGGCAGCCTTGGCCCGATCGATCACGTCGCGGCTGATCCCGCTCAACTGCTCCTTGCAGAGGTTGAGCGCGGGCCGTTCCTCATCGGTGTTGTCCTCCAGCAGCGCCTCGTGCAGCCCGCGGAAGAAGTTCTTGTAGTCGACGTAGCGACGCAACCACTCATCGAGGACCTGCTCGTCATCCTCGATCGCGGCCAGCCGACGCCCCTCGGCCTCGACCTCGTCGCGCCAGTCCTGCAGTACGGCGAGGTGGAGGTCGGCCCGGCTCGGGAAGTGCCGGTAGAGGGTGCCGGGCCCGACGCCGGCCCGCTTGGCGATGTCGTCCAAGGATGCGTTGGCGCCGTGCTCGCTGAACGCCTGCCGGGCGACAGCCACCAGCGTGTCGTAGTTCCGCTGGGCATCGGCCCGCAGTTTGCGACCCTGCGTCGGGTTCGCAGCGATTGTGGCGCGCATCACACTTCCATCCATTGCTAACCGGAGACAGTCTCCATTAATGTATTCGGAGACGGTCTCCGATTACTCCTCTTCAGATCCGGTGCCGAACCTCAGAGGCAAATCGGAGTCACTCTCCAGATAACTGTACTCCACCCGTCCGAGCCGCGAAAGACGCGCTCACCCCACCAATCCAGACCTTGGTAGAAGGCCGAACCTCCTCAAAGGATCGTTGTGTCTGCTCAGACCACTGCTCTCCCCGACGGCGTCACCACGCCTCCGGGTCGCGCCCGCGCCGGCATCGCGCTGGCCGTCATCCTCACCGCCCAGCTGATGCTCGTGCTGGACGCCACCATCGTCAACGTCGCACTCCCCGTGATCCGGGGCCAGTTCGGCTTCTCTCCGGCGACCCTGTCCTGGGTGCTGAACGCCTACACCCTCGCCTTCGGCGGCCTGTTGTTGCTCGGCGGCCGGCTCGGCGACGTCCTCGGCTACCGCCGGACCTTCATGGTCGGCCTGTCGATCTTCGTGATCAGTTCCGCTCTCGGCGGTGCAGCCCAGTCGGCCGAATGGCTGATCACCGCGCGCGCCGTCCAGGGCATCGGCGCCGCCCTTGCCGCTCCCGCAGCCCTGTCGCTGTTGACCCGATCCCATCCGGAGGGTCCGGCCCGTAACCGCGCTCTCGGACTGTTCGCGGCTGTCAGCTCGGGTGGCGCCTCGATCGGCCTGATCCTCGGCGGCGTCCTGACCTCCGGCGCCTCCTGGCGCTGGTCGTTGTTGATCAACGTCCCGATCGGGATCGCCGCCATCGTGATCGGCAGCCGGCTGCTGCCGGACACCGAACGCCGCCGGGAGCCGTTCGACATCCCCGGCGCACTCACCGCCGTGATCGGGATGACCTCGCTGGTCGCCGGATTCGTCTGGATCCCCGAGTACGGATGGTCGCTGCGGACCGTGGTCAGCCTCGCCGTCGGCGTCGCCGCGATGGCTTCGTTCGCGATCATCGAACGACGGGCCGGCTTCCCGCTGTTCGCGCTGCGACTGCTCCGCGAACCCAATCGGGTCACCGCGCTGCTGGCCTTCATGCTGGTGGTCGGCGGCCAGATGGGCGGCTTCTTCTTCCTGGTGCAGTATCTGCAGGTCGCTCGCGGCTACGACGCCTTCACCTCTGGGCTGGCGTTCCTCCCGCTGACCGTCGGAATCTTCGCCGTGTCCCGGATCGCTCCCCGGCTGATCACCCGTTACGGGCCGTTCGCGGTCGGGATCGGCGGCATGATCATCCTGCTCGCGGCCCATCTGATGCTCAGCCGGATCACCCTGGACGGCAACCTGATCGTCGGCGTCCTGCTGCCGATGATGATGCTGGGCATCGGCGCCGGCGCGACCTTCCTGCCGATGAACATCCGGATCCTGTCCGGGGTTCCGGCTCAGGACGCCGGCTCCGCGTCAGGCATGCTGCAGACAGCCCAGCAGGCCGGTGGCGCCGCGCTCGGCCTGGCCGTCCTGATCGCCGCCTCCGGGATCGGCTCCACCGGCGCCGGCGCGACGCCGGTGCCGGCGCTGATCACCGGCATGCACCACGCCTTCGGTACCGCGGTGATTTTCGTCAGCGTCGCCGTCGCTGTCACCGTCGGCGCCCTGATCCGCGAGCGGGTGGTTGCCCGGCGCGCGGCAGCGCAGGTCGTCGAAATGTGATGTGATCTCAGGGCAGACCGTCGCGCTTGATCTCAAGTGCGGTTCAAGTCCTAGGCTCACCTTCGTCGGTCTGCCCGTGATCATCGTCGGCCTGGTGTCCGGTCAGTCTGCTGGCCCAGGGCACCAGGCACCGGTGGTCACGGGCGATCTTTCGTCACCGAGAAAGGCACCGGATGTCCCAGCCCACCCCCGCCTCAGCCGGCGTCGGACTGCGTTCCGAGCGCGGTCCGGTGCTCGGCTCGGTCATGCTGGGTACGGCGTTGATCGCGCTGGACGCGACCATCCTGGCGACCGCCGTACCGTCGGTGGTCTCCGATCTCGGCGGCTTCGCCCAGTTCCCGTGGCTGTTCTCGATCTACGTCCTGGCCCAGGCGGTGTCGGTGCCGATCTACGGCAAGCTGGCCGACCAGATCGGCCGCAAGCCGATCATGTTGTTCGGGATCGGGCTGTTCGTCCTCGGCTCGATCCTGTGCGGCATTGCCTGGTCGATGCCGGCACTGATCGGCTTCCGCGCGGTCCAAGGGCTCGGCGCCGGTGCGATCGGCCCGATGGGAATGACGATCATCGGCGACATCTACAGCGTTGCCGAACGCGCCAAGGTGCAGGGTTACGTTGCCAGCGTCTGGGGAATCTCCTCGGTCGTCGGCCCGACCCTGGGCGGCGTTTTCACCGACTTCATCAGCTGGCGAGCAATCTTCGCCGTGAACATCCCGCTCGGCGTGATCGCTGCCTGGATGCTCTGGCGCAACTTCGACGAATCGGTCACGGCGACCAAACACAAGATCGACTTCGCCGGCGCCGCAACTCTGGCGGTCGGGACTTCCTTGATCATCCTCGGTCTGCTCGAAGGTGGCGTGCTGTGGCAATGGTCGTCGCCGCCGAGTGTGTTGATCTTCGTCGTCGGAGCCGTCGTCCTGGTGTTGTTCGTGATCATCGAACGACATGCCTCCGAGCCGGTGCTGCCGGGCTGGGCCTTCACCCGGCGGATCTTCGTCGGCGTCTACATCGCTGCGATGGCGGTCGGGGTGCTCACCCTCGGTCTCAGTTCCTACGTCCCGATGTTCGTCCAGGAGGTGTTGGGAACCAGTGCCCTGATCGCCGGTTTCGCCCTGGCCGGGATGACGCTCGGCTGGCCGGTGGCGGCAAGTCAGGCAGGCAAGATCTATCTGCGGATCGGGTTCCGCAACACGGCGTTGATCGGTGGCGTCTTCGGTCTCGTCGGAACGGCGTCGTTGCTGTTGCTGGGACCCGGATCGTCACCGGTGCAGGTCGGCCTGAGCTGCGTGGTGATCGGCATCGGGATGGGCCTGATCGCCAGCCCGACGCTGGTGGCGGCTCAGGCCGTCGTCGGTTGGCAGCAACGCGGGGTGGTGACCGCGACCAACATGTTCGCCCGGTCGATGGGCAGCGCCGTGGGTACCGCGGTCTTCGGCGCGATCGCGAATGCGACGCTGAGTCGCCACGGTGTCGTCGGCAGCGGCAGTAGTCACGAGGCGGGCAACGGTGCCGCCAGCGGCGTACCGCCGCTGCTGCTCTCCGACGCCGTCCATCAGGTGTTCCTCGGCGCCGTCGTGATCGGCGTCCTGATGCTGGTCGCGATCATGATCATCCCGCGGCGGATCGAGACCGCCGAATAACAGGGGGTGCCGAACAGAGCGCCGATCGCGACAGGCATCCCGGGTGATGGCCGCCGGAGAGCAATCCGCTCCCAGTCGGCTCGGAACGGCCCCGCCGGCAGGTATCACCGAACGGGGATCCGATTCTCCGCACCCGCAGACCCAAGTCATGGGCGGGGAGCCGGTCCGTCCTCGGCCGACCGGCGTTGCGGACTACAGTCAAGACATGTCAACGACGACATCGCGATCTCGGGTCGTGGCCGGGTTGGTGTCGTTGATCGTCATCGCCGGATGCAGCCAGCCGGAACGGGAGCCTGGCCTCTTCGGCCGGGATACACCTCCCCCGTCGCCGACGATCGCGGCGTCCGCACCGACCACCTCGCCGCGTCCGCACCCGCAGGTGGTCAACCCTCGGCTGCCGGTCCTCGGGGAACGGGTCTGGACCACCGGTGACGGCAGCCGGATCAGCTTTCGGATCGCCGTCCACGGATTGCGGCGGATCTCCGGCGGCACCGTTCTGGACTGGTCGATCACGCCGTTGCCGAGCGCCGGGCTGCGGCCCGGTGATGCCGTACCCGAGACCGTCGACCTGGCAGCAGCGAGCGATCCGAGGACGTTTCGGGTGATCGACACCGATGCTCGACAGGTCTACCGACCGCTGGTGGATCCCGAAGGCCGGCATTGCCTGTGCACGGCCGACCACCCGCTGCGGGTCGAGGTGACGTCGGTGCGGCAGGTGACCTTCCCCGAACTCCCCGATCCGAACGGCGCTGCGCCGTTCGATGTCGACATCCCGTCGGTCGCGCTGTTCACCGGCATCTGGGCGCCCGCTCCCGGCTTCGCCGTCGCCGCCGATCGTGGCACGGACCTGTCCGGGCCCGCCCATGCCGACTCCGTGATCCATTGGACCCGGTCGTTCCGGTACGGCCCGAGCCGCTCCGGGCAGCTGATGCGGATCGGCATCATCGGTGTCACCACCTCGCCCGGTTCGACCTCGATGGTCTGGTCGATCTGGACGATCTCATCCGGGTCCGGACTCAGCGCAGGTCGCGCCGGACCGGTCACCGCCGACACCGACAGCAGGACCGGCCGCGATGTGGCCAGCGGGCCGCGGCTGCGCTATTCGACCTCGTCGCGGCACCACAGAACACTGTCGCCCTGGCGGGAGGGCGGACGCGACGGCCCCTGTCTGTGCAGCGATCTGGGCGGCTGGACGGCCGGCATGGCGACCGCGCGGAGATCGATCACGGTGATCACCAACCTGCCGGCGTTGCCGGCCGGGGTGACATCGGTCGACGTCCTCTTCCCGGGCCTCCAAGCCGTACGCCGGGTGGAGGTCACCCGCGTCCGGCAGCCGGCCCTGGACACCGGCGGCTGGCACGCGTGGCGCCACTGGCCGCCGGCCAACGATCGACCACCGGCACGAGGCGTCGGCGACTGGCCGACGCCGCTACCGACCGAGGAGATGGTGCGGCGGACGGTCGTGACGGTCAGGCCGCTGAGCTGAACCCGGCGTCGCGGCCCATCCAGTTGACGAAGCGCTCGGTCGGGGTCGCGTCGTCAGCCGGCTCGATCACCGGACCGAACGGGATCTGGCCACGCAACTCGGCCGGGATCCCGCGCCGTGCCGCTTGCAGCGCCGGCTCTACCAGGGCGGGATCGGCCTCGGCCGGTTGCCCGGTGGCGACGGCAAGGTCCCAACCGTGGGCGAGGGCCTCACTCAGGTAGTTGCCGATCGCGGCAGCTGCCGGCACCTCACCCCAGGGCGCGCGAACGGGGGCCGACAGGTCGGCACGCTCCGCCCAGGCCCGTTGTGCTGCCGCCGTCCGACTGCGGTAGCCGTCGGCGATGCCGTCGCCGGGCAACTCACCGATGAACGGGACGGTGAGTGCGTCCCCGCCCTCGGCCATCACCCGGACCCGGTCGGCGCCGGTGTAGAGATGGCCGATCAGCTGAGCGACGTCGAAGTCCGGACACGGGGTCGGCAGTCGCAGTTGATCATCGCCGACTCCGTCGATCAGCGCTGCGACCCATTCCTGGGCGGCGGCGAGTGCGGGACGCAGATCGGGAACAGCTGTGCTGGTGGTCATGATCTCTCCTGGGAGTTCGAAATGGTTGGGCGAAGCAATCCGGCGCCGCGATTCCTGCGACATGAACCAGCATGCAGCGCAATAGGTGACATCTGGTGTCGTGTATTTCTGAAAGACTTTCCACCATGAGAGCCGATCGTCTGTTGACCCTGGTGGCGCTGCTGCGTCGGCACGGGAAGCTGTCGGCCGTCGAGTTGGCCCGTCGCCTGGAAGTGGACCGCCGAACGGTGTTGCGCGATGTCGAAGCGTTGTCCACCGCCGGCTTCGGGATCTACACCGAACGAGGCCGCAACGGCGGCATCACACTGCTCCCGGAGTACCGACCGGACGTCGGCGGGCTGACCGCCGATGAGACCCGGGCACTCTTTCTGGCCGGTGGACAGCCGGCCCTGGCCCGACTGGGACTGGCGGCACCGTTGGCGTCGGCGCTGACCAAACTCGGCGCCGGCCTTCCGTCCGAGCGGCAACGCCAACTGCTCCGCACCGAGCAACGCATCGTGATCGATCCCGGCGGGTGGACCCCTGACGCCGAGTCACACCCCGACCTCGACCTGCTGCAGCAGGCGGTCTTCACCGATCGGCGGCTGCGGTTCGACTACCAACCGATGCCACCTCGGCAGGCGGGAATCCGAACCGTCGACCCGTACGGGCTGTTGCAGGCCGGTGATGCCTGGTATCTGATCGCCGCACATCGCGGCCGTCCACGGACCTACCGCATCTCACGGATGTCGGCGATCCGGCTTCTCCCTCAGCCCAGCAATCGGCCGGATGATCTTGACCTACGGGCGCTCTGGGAGCAACTCCGCGGCAGCTACATCGCCGACCGGGCAGGGATCCCGATCAGGTTGCGCACCACACCGCGGTGGATTGATCTGGTCCGGCGGACACTGTCGAGCCAACTGGCCGGCCCAGCGGAGGTGACCGTCGACGGCGACGGCGTGATCATGACGGCGCCGGTGATCGGGATCCGCGGAGCGGTCGGCGTGCTCGCCGGATTCGGCGAGCTGATCGAGGTACTGGAACCGCCGGAGTTGATCAACGGACTGCTCGACGTCGCCCACCACATCCATGATCATTACACCCGTACAACCGACTAACCGCCCACCCCACTCCCGCCGACCCGTCAGTTTCTCCCCGACATGCCGGGCGTGTCGGGGAGAAACTGACGGGTCGGCGGGGGTGGAGGTCAATCAGCGCTCAGTTCCTCGTCCTCGTGCGGGCTCAGGTCGCGAACCATCGGCACCACATCGGCGATCGAGTCGGTGATCACGGTCGGCCGATACGGAAAGGTCTCGACCTTCTCCCGGGTGGTGGACCCGGTCATCACCAGGATGGTCCGCATCCCGGCTTCCAGCCCGGAGATCACGTCGGTGTCCATCCGGTCGCCGATCATCACCGTCGTCTCGGAGTGTGCCTCGAGCCGATTGAGCGCAGACCGCATCATCAACGGATTCGGCTTGCCGACATAGTAGGGCTGCAACCCGGTTGCGGTGGTGATCAACGCCGCAACCGACCCGGTCGCCGGCAGCGAGCCGGCCGGCGACGGACCGGTGGCGTCGGGATTGGTGGCGATGAACTTCGCCCCGCGCTCCAACAACCGGATCGCCCGGGTGATCGCCTCGAAGGAGTAGGTGCGGGTCTCGCCGAGCACGACGTAGTCGGGATCGCTCTCGGTCATCACGAAACCCGCATCATGCAGTGCCGTGGTCAGGCCTGCCTCGCCGATCACGTACGCAGTGCCGCCCGGACTCTGCTCGGCCAGGAACTGTGCGGTTGCCAGTGCAGAGGTCCAGATCGATTCCTCGGGGACGTCGATGCCGCTGGCCAGCAGACGTGCCCGCAGGTCACGTGGGGTGAAGATCGAGTTGTTGGTCAGCACCAGGAACCGACGGCCGGACTCCTGCAGGGCGGCGATGAAGTCGGCGGCACCCGGCAACGGATTCTCCTCGTGCACCAGCACACCGTCCATGTCGGTCAGCCAGCAGTGCACCGATCTGCGCTCACTCATGGCACCAGTGTTGCCGTTGCGCGGTCTTCGACCAAGCCGCCCGGCGGGAGGTGGGATGACGGCGGCGTTACCGTTGGCCCGTGATCGCCTCGGAGAGACACCAGCAGGACATGAACCAGCATGATCGAACCGAGCAGGACCGACCTGAGCAGGTCGAGCACCAGGACCGGACCGCCGAGCGGCTGCTCGGAGCGCTCGGTCGGGTGCTGCGTTCGGAGCAGATCGTCGCCGATCCCGCGGTGATGAGCGGGCTCGCTCACGACGATGCCGAGTGGGCACCGTGGCAACTGCCGGTCGCGGTGGTCCGCGTGGAGTCCACGGCCGATGTGCAGGCCGTCGTGCAGGTGGCGATCGAGCACCGTGCACCGGTGGTGCCGCGCGGCTCGGGCACCGGGCTGTCCGGCGGCGCGAACGCGATCACCGGCGCGATCGTGATCGATCTGTCGAAGATGACCAAGATCAAGATGATCGACCCGGTGGAACGCTTCGCTGTCGTGCAGCCCGGCGTGATCAACGATGACCTGCGCGCCGCGTGTGCCGAGCACGGCTTGTGGTATCCGCCGGATCCGGCGAGTTCGCCGTGGTCGTCGATCGGCGGCAACGTTGCCACCAACGCCGGCGGCGTCTGCTGTGTGAAGTACGGCGTCACCGGCGACTACGTGCTCGGACTGGAGATCGTCACCGGACGCGGTGAGGTGGCCCGGATCGGCAAGCGGACAGCCAAGGGCGTGGCCGGCTACGACCTGACCTCGCTGCTGGTCGGATCGGAGGGCACCCTCGGCATCGTCACCGAGATCACCCTCCGGCTGCGCTGGCAGCGTCCCGCCGAACACACCGTCGTCGGCTACTTCGACTCGATCACCGACGCCGGCGTCGCCGTGACCAAGATCGCCGAGGCCGGACTGACACCGTCGGCACTCGAACTGGTCGACCGGCAGTGCCTGGAGGCGGTGGACGCCTGGAAGAACATGGGCCTGTCCGCCGACGCCGATGTGATCCTGTTGGCGCGCTGCGACGCCCCGGACGACGCCGGCGCGGTCGAGGCAGCAGGAGTTGCGGCAGCCTTCGATGCGGGCGGTGCCACCTGGAGCGCAGCAACAGATGATCAGGAGGAAGGCGATGCACTGTTCGCCGCCCGCCGCCTGGCCTACCCCGCCCTGGAACGGCTCGGCCCGGTGTTGACCGAGGACATCTGCCTGCCGCTACGGCAGGTGCCGGCCATGCTGGCCCGGATCCAGCAGATCGCGGTTGATCATGAGACCACGATCGCCAACATCGCCCACGTCGGGGACGGCAACCTGCACCCGTTGTTGATCACTCCGATCGGGGACGAGCCCGCTCGGGTCCGGGCGCAGGCTGCGTTTGCCGACATCATCGCCGGCTGCCTCGAGCTCGGCGGCACCGTCACCGGCGAACACGGCGTCGGTGTGCTCAAGCTGAACGGCCTGGCCTCGGAACTTTCGCCCGTGGTGCAACGGATGCAGGCGGATGTGAAGGCTGCGCTCGACCCGTACCGGATCCTCAATCCCGGCAAGGCGATCGCGCCGGTCGACAATCCGGAGGGCGACACCTGATCACCGTCTGGTGACCTCGAGCGGCTGCCCGTCTGGGTCGGTCAGGTCGAGCCGGTGACCGTCGTCGGAGATCTGCACCCGATGACCGTCGGCACGCAACCGATCGGCGACCGCGGCAAGATCATCATCGGTCTCGAGGCCGATCCGGTAACAGTCAGGGGCGTCCTCGGCAGCTGTCACTCGATGCAGGACGACAGCACCATGCGATGCCGACTCCCATCGGATCTCGTCGGCCGTTGCCGGCCGGGTCGAGCGGTGTAATCCGAGCGCTGCGAGGAGTGCTTCGGCGGAGTCCGGGTCCACGGTGTGCCAGTGGGTGATCACAGTCACCGGGCCGGGTGTCGGGTCGGTCACCTGATAGCCGTACGGATCGGGTTGGATCTCGTTGATGATCATGGTGCGCCCGCCGATCGCGACCGAAGCCTGGTGCCCGAAGGCCTCGTCCCAGACCTCGACCTGAAACCCGTCCCGCGTCCGCATTCGGTCGGCGAACGCCGGCACGTCGTGGGCCACCAGCACCAGATCGGTGCTGCCGGATTGGGCGTCGGCGGTGCTCGACACACGCGTTGCATGGATGCTGACCGAGCCCTGCTCGGCCTGCAACTCCAGCCAGGTGCCGGCGTCGTTGCCGATCCGCTGGCTCAGGCCGAGCAACTGCAGAAAGCCGCCGACAGCGGGCGGATCTGTGGAGAAGCGGAACGCCGACACC
Protein-coding sequences here:
- a CDS encoding helix-turn-helix transcriptional regulator, which produces MNRTDRLYAVTEELRRLGHRGATSSRLARTFEVSERTIKRDIDALQQSGLPIWAQAGPGGGYVLDDSASLPPVNFTPRQAVALAIASAALPVRSPFAVDAAAARQKIWDTLGETAAQRARALAARVWIDHGDTAESESTSGTGDHARAEQRAATEVVPVARRYLSVSAAVEESLATARVLAIRYRDARGEVTSRRVEPILLAHTRAQWYLVCWDRLRDAVRWFSLHRMIRADLTAERYQPRDVDVVGTPPSQARPVD
- a CDS encoding FAD-binding oxidoreductase — encoded protein: MIASERHQQDMNQHDRTEQDRPEQVEHQDRTAERLLGALGRVLRSEQIVADPAVMSGLAHDDAEWAPWQLPVAVVRVESTADVQAVVQVAIEHRAPVVPRGSGTGLSGGANAITGAIVIDLSKMTKIKMIDPVERFAVVQPGVINDDLRAACAEHGLWYPPDPASSPWSSIGGNVATNAGGVCCVKYGVTGDYVLGLEIVTGRGEVARIGKRTAKGVAGYDLTSLLVGSEGTLGIVTEITLRLRWQRPAEHTVVGYFDSITDAGVAVTKIAEAGLTPSALELVDRQCLEAVDAWKNMGLSADADVILLARCDAPDDAGAVEAAGVAAAFDAGGATWSAATDDQEEGDALFAARRLAYPALERLGPVLTEDICLPLRQVPAMLARIQQIAVDHETTIANIAHVGDGNLHPLLITPIGDEPARVRAQAAFADIIAGCLELGGTVTGEHGVGVLKLNGLASELSPVVQRMQADVKAALDPYRILNPGKAIAPVDNPEGDT
- a CDS encoding TetR/AcrR family transcriptional regulator, with the translated sequence MRATIAANPTQGRKLRADAQRNYDTLVAVARQAFSEHGANASLDDIAKRAGVGPGTLYRHFPSRADLHLAVLQDWRDEVEAEGRRLAAIEDDEQVLDEWLRRYVDYKNFFRGLHEALLEDNTDEERPALNLCKEQLSGISRDVIDRAKAAGLVREDVDAKTVCQMLSGIAFLVDRSPAGTVDVETQIKIIRAGIRPAA
- a CDS encoding HAD-IIA family hydrolase, which gives rise to MSERRSVHCWLTDMDGVLVHEENPLPGAADFIAALQESGRRFLVLTNNSIFTPRDLRARLLASGIDVPEESIWTSALATAQFLAEQSPGGTAYVIGEAGLTTALHDAGFVMTESDPDYVVLGETRTYSFEAITRAIRLLERGAKFIATNPDATGPSPAGSLPATGSVAALITTATGLQPYYVGKPNPLMMRSALNRLEAHSETTVMIGDRMDTDVISGLEAGMRTILVMTGSTTREKVETFPYRPTVITDSIADVVPMVRDLSPHEDEELSAD
- a CDS encoding TIGR03086 family metal-binding protein is translated as MTTSTAVPDLRPALAAAQEWVAALIDGVGDDQLRLPTPCPDFDVAQLIGHLYTGADRVRVMAEGGDALTVPFIGELPGDGIADGYRSRTAAAQRAWAERADLSAPVRAPWGEVPAAAAIGNYLSEALAHGWDLAVATGQPAEADPALVEPALQAARRGIPAELRGQIPFGPVIEPADDATPTERFVNWMGRDAGFSSAA
- a CDS encoding MDR family MFS transporter, with the translated sequence MSQPTPASAGVGLRSERGPVLGSVMLGTALIALDATILATAVPSVVSDLGGFAQFPWLFSIYVLAQAVSVPIYGKLADQIGRKPIMLFGIGLFVLGSILCGIAWSMPALIGFRAVQGLGAGAIGPMGMTIIGDIYSVAERAKVQGYVASVWGISSVVGPTLGGVFTDFISWRAIFAVNIPLGVIAAWMLWRNFDESVTATKHKIDFAGAATLAVGTSLIILGLLEGGVLWQWSSPPSVLIFVVGAVVLVLFVIIERHASEPVLPGWAFTRRIFVGVYIAAMAVGVLTLGLSSYVPMFVQEVLGTSALIAGFALAGMTLGWPVAASQAGKIYLRIGFRNTALIGGVFGLVGTASLLLLGPGSSPVQVGLSCVVIGIGMGLIASPTLVAAQAVVGWQQRGVVTATNMFARSMGSAVGTAVFGAIANATLSRHGVVGSGSSHEAGNGAASGVPPLLLSDAVHQVFLGAVVIGVLMLVAIMIIPRRIETAE
- a CDS encoding MFS transporter; this translates as MSAQTTALPDGVTTPPGRARAGIALAVILTAQLMLVLDATIVNVALPVIRGQFGFSPATLSWVLNAYTLAFGGLLLLGGRLGDVLGYRRTFMVGLSIFVISSALGGAAQSAEWLITARAVQGIGAALAAPAALSLLTRSHPEGPARNRALGLFAAVSSGGASIGLILGGVLTSGASWRWSLLINVPIGIAAIVIGSRLLPDTERRREPFDIPGALTAVIGMTSLVAGFVWIPEYGWSLRTVVSLAVGVAAMASFAIIERRAGFPLFALRLLREPNRVTALLAFMLVVGGQMGGFFFLVQYLQVARGYDAFTSGLAFLPLTVGIFAVSRIAPRLITRYGPFAVGIGGMIILLAAHLMLSRITLDGNLIVGVLLPMMMLGIGAGATFLPMNIRILSGVPAQDAGSASGMLQTAQQAGGAALGLAVLIAASGIGSTGAGATPVPALITGMHHAFGTAVIFVSVAVAVTVGALIRERVVARRAAAQVVEM
- a CDS encoding alpha/beta fold hydrolase; protein product: MTTTSTKNIAEQAAIHVVLVPGFWIGGWAWDGVLQPLREAGLTPHPVTLPGLDGDGDRPIGDITRTETVAAVADLVAGLNGDIVLVGHSGGGPLIQQVADQTPERFRRLVFVDSGPLVDGARSAQQTDAEAIPLPSWHDLAEQGSSIEGISADGLARFAERAVPQPAAVACAPVHVGNPSRLRIPVTAICTSIPSGTLRELATPGGPLSTELLDYADLTWVDLRTGHWPMFSRPDDLAAALVTAARA
- a CDS encoding helix-turn-helix transcriptional regulator; translation: MRADRLLTLVALLRRHGKLSAVELARRLEVDRRTVLRDVEALSTAGFGIYTERGRNGGITLLPEYRPDVGGLTADETRALFLAGGQPALARLGLAAPLASALTKLGAGLPSERQRQLLRTEQRIVIDPGGWTPDAESHPDLDLLQQAVFTDRRLRFDYQPMPPRQAGIRTVDPYGLLQAGDAWYLIAAHRGRPRTYRISRMSAIRLLPQPSNRPDDLDLRALWEQLRGSYIADRAGIPIRLRTTPRWIDLVRRTLSSQLAGPAEVTVDGDGVIMTAPVIGIRGAVGVLAGFGELIEVLEPPELINGLLDVAHHIHDHYTRTTD